The segment ACATCGTCCACCTGGTGCTCGCGCGCCTGCCGGACGCGCCGCAGGGCACGAAGGGCATCTCGCTGTTCATCGTGCCGAAATTCATTCCCGACGCGTCGGGTGCGCCGGGCGAGCGCAACGGCATCAAGTGCGGCTCGATCGAGCACAAGATGGGCATCCACGGCAACTCGACCTGCGTGATGAACCTCGACAACGCGAAGGGCTGGATGGTCGGCGAGCCGAACAAGGGCTTGAACGCGATGTTCGTGATGATGAACGCGGCCCGTCTCGGCGTTGGCGCGCAGGGCCTCGGCCTCACGGAAGTCGCGTACCAGAACTCGCTCACGTATGCGAAGGAGCGCCTGCAGATGCGCTCGCTGACGGGCCCGAAGGCACCGGACAAGCCGGCCGACCCGATCATCGTGCACCCGGACGTGCGCCGCATGCTGCTCACGCAGAAGGCGTACGCGGAAGGCGCGCGCGCGTTCACGTACTGGTCCGCGCTGCAGATCGACAAGGAACTGTCGCACGCCGATGAAGCGGTGCGCAAGGAAGCGGCCGACCTCGTCGCGCTGCTCACGCCGATCATCAAGGCGTTCCTGACCGACAACGCGTTCGAGTGCACGAACCACGCGATGCAGATCTACGGCGGCCACGGCTTCATCTCCGAGTGGGGCATGGAGCAGTATGTGCGCGACGCGCGGATCAACATGATCTACGAAGGCACGAACTCGATCCAGTCGCTCGACCTGCTGGGCCGCAAGGTGCTCGGCGACATGGGCGCGAAGCTGAAGAAGTTCGGCAAGCTCGTGACGGAATTCGCGGAAGCCGAAGGCGTGAAGCCGGAAATGGCCGAGTTCATCAACCCGCTCGCCGACATCGGCGACAAGGTGCAGAAGCTGACGATGGAAATCGGCATGAAGGCGATGCAGAACCCGGACGAAGTCGGCGCTGCCGCCGTGCCGTACCTGCGCACTGTCGGCCACCTGGTGTTCTCGTACTTCTGGGCGCGGATGGCGCGCCTCGCACTCGACAACGAAGCGTCGGGCGATCCGTTCTACAAGTCGAAGCTCGCGACGGCCCGCTTCTACTTCGCGCGCCTGCTGCCCGAGACGGCGTCGACGATCCGCGCCGCGCGCGCCGGCTCGAAGACGCTGATGGAAGTCGACGAATCGCTGTTCTGACGCGAGTCCGGGCGGTGCGCCGAGCGCGCCGCCCGGACGCAACGGTTCCTGGTACTC is part of the Burkholderia pyrrocinia genome and harbors:
- a CDS encoding acyl-CoA dehydrogenase C-terminal domain-containing protein yields the protein MGQYAAPLRDMQFVLHELLNVEAEVKQMPKHADLDADTINQVLEEAGKFCSEVLFPLNQVGDREGCTYEGDGVVKTPTGFKEAYRQYVEAGWPALGCDPDYGGQGLPAFVNNALYEMMNSANQAWTMYPGLSHGAYECLHAHGAPELQKAYLPKLVTGEWTGTMCLTEPHCGTDLGILRTKAEPNGDGSYSISGTKIFISSGEHDMAENIVHLVLARLPDAPQGTKGISLFIVPKFIPDASGAPGERNGIKCGSIEHKMGIHGNSTCVMNLDNAKGWMVGEPNKGLNAMFVMMNAARLGVGAQGLGLTEVAYQNSLTYAKERLQMRSLTGPKAPDKPADPIIVHPDVRRMLLTQKAYAEGARAFTYWSALQIDKELSHADEAVRKEAADLVALLTPIIKAFLTDNAFECTNHAMQIYGGHGFISEWGMEQYVRDARINMIYEGTNSIQSLDLLGRKVLGDMGAKLKKFGKLVTEFAEAEGVKPEMAEFINPLADIGDKVQKLTMEIGMKAMQNPDEVGAAAVPYLRTVGHLVFSYFWARMARLALDNEASGDPFYKSKLATARFYFARLLPETASTIRAARAGSKTLMEVDESLF